The Borreliella garinii DNA segment TTACTTTTACTATCAACTTCATGAGCAGCAGCAAGTCTTTTCATACATTCATAGTAAAGCTCCATTTCTCTTATTGAACACTCTTTTATAAGATCATTAAGCTCAACTTTTAAAGAATTAATATTTTCATTAACACATTTTGCATTTTTCTTGTTACATTGTTTATTTAAAGAGTCAATTTTAAATCTTAAATCGTCTATTTTTGAAAGCATACTAGCAAGTTCAATACTAGAATATTGTTTGAATGCACGTATAAACCCTAATTCTAAATTAGCGCGCTCTAAATCCAATTCGCCTTTAACTTTTTTGGCTTTAACTTCAGATTTAAAAGTTTGTGCTACAAGGTGTTCAAAAGTATCCTCACTAATTGTTACTCTAGAGTCCTCATTAACAGAAATCTCCCCACTTTCCCATTTTTGTCTCATTCTCCACACATTTACTCTAGAAACTCCGAGCCTAGCTGCTATTTCTTTATCACTTAATGATCCTTCTCTAAAATATGCAACATAATCATCAAAAGATCTTTTAACTTTTTTCAAAAGCATTTCTCCAAAGTAACAAAATTAACAAATTATTACTCTAAATAATAAACCAATTTAATAAATTGTTAATACAACCCGTTAAATTATTTACATCTATT contains these protein-coding regions:
- a CDS encoding DUF603 domain-containing protein; the protein is MKKVKRSFDDYVAYFREGSLSDKEIAARLGVSRVNVWRMRQKWESGEISVNEDSRVTISEDTFEHLVAQTFKSEVKAKKVKGELDLERANLELGFIRAFKQYSSIELASMLSKIDDLRFKIDSLNKQCNKKNAKCVNENINSLKVELNDLIKECSIREMELYYECMKRLAAAHEVDSKS